In Rutidosis leptorrhynchoides isolate AG116_Rl617_1_P2 chromosome 2, CSIRO_AGI_Rlap_v1, whole genome shotgun sequence, one genomic interval encodes:
- the LOC139893544 gene encoding uncharacterized protein — MGREQEQTKFIVTLPAVVAMQGREMNLEPNDLEFFGLSHEKKDGSYVTDMSRELMVKARAEVSKKVKVLAVGIPEPMNHEKQSEIAREVMMELMGPNRPGRARFHGAGVTKSQVTKFAYDTRKVRGEAVTKENRFLSDKVNYQNKQIEMQSKQIEMQNKQIEMQSKQIEAQSKQLKIMEQKVDECTGELRVFRTAFQGTYNGSATWEGIP; from the exons ATGGGAAGAGAGCAAGAGCAGACCAAATTCATAGTCACACTACCGGCGGTTGTAGCTATGCAAGGAAGAGAGATGAATTT AGAGCCTAATGATCTCGAGTTTTTTGGACTTTCTCATGAAAAGAAAGATGGGTCCTATGTTACCGACATGTCGAGAGAGCTCATG GTTAAAGCAAGAGCTGAAGTTTCTAAAAAAGTAAAAGTACTAGCAGTTGGTATTCCCGAGCCAATGAATCATGAAAAACAGTCAGAAATTGCAAGAGAGGTGATGATGGAACTTATGGGTCCAAATAGGCCTGGACGAGCTCGTTTTCATGGAGCTGGAGTAACGAAATCGCAAGTGACTAAATTTGCGTATGATACGAGAAAAGTGAGAGGTGAAGCTGTAACAAAGGAAAATCGCTTTCTGTCAGATAAAGTGAACTATCAAAACAAACAAATTGAGATGCAAAGCAAACAAATAGAAATGCAAAACAAACAAATTGAAATGCAAAGTAAGCAGATTGAAGCTCAAAGTAAACAACTGAAAATTATGGAACAGAAAGTTGATGAGTGTACCGGCGAGCTTAGGGTGTTTAGAACTGCGTTTCAAGGCACATATAATGGTTCTGCAACATGGGAAGGAATACCGTGA